The following coding sequences lie in one Enterococcus sp. 9E7_DIV0242 genomic window:
- a CDS encoding alpha/beta hydrolase has product MSETIQLTTGGTIEWFHADTPNKKYMLYFHGGGLVYGSKSDLPKQLKQLFLDKGFSVITIDYRLAPNNTLSEISSGVVQSFHSIHELIGQQPFSFCGRSAGSYLMMLLTSHLIDQKTAALPEQLINFYGYTDLDFINMKRNLSDVLVTEAQLQSVEMDIPVWDDPLLQRYLLYIYAVQNQKLADYYGLTEQNRPKLTISREKLQQFPPLFSTASTTDQEIPFKYSKRLVRKNTQDLFVPVYDLPHDFLKETQDKQVINVMDRLALWLT; this is encoded by the coding sequence ATGTCCGAAACAATACAACTTACTACAGGTGGAACGATCGAATGGTTTCACGCGGATACACCAAATAAAAAATATATGCTTTACTTTCATGGGGGTGGTCTCGTATATGGTAGTAAAAGTGACCTGCCAAAGCAGTTGAAACAGTTATTTTTAGATAAAGGCTTTTCAGTGATTACGATAGACTACCGCCTCGCACCGAACAATACGTTGTCAGAAATTTCTTCTGGAGTGGTTCAGAGCTTCCATTCTATCCACGAGTTGATTGGACAGCAGCCGTTTAGTTTTTGCGGACGTTCTGCCGGCAGCTATCTGATGATGCTTCTGACCAGTCATTTGATCGATCAAAAAACAGCTGCTTTACCAGAACAGCTGATCAACTTTTACGGGTATACAGACCTTGATTTCATCAATATGAAAAGAAATCTATCTGATGTCCTCGTTACAGAAGCTCAGCTTCAAAGTGTCGAAATGGATATCCCTGTCTGGGATGATCCATTGTTACAACGTTACCTCCTTTACATCTATGCTGTACAGAATCAAAAATTAGCAGACTACTATGGACTAACAGAGCAAAACCGTCCTAAACTGACGATAAGTCGAGAAAAATTACAACAATTTCCACCTCTATTCAGTACTGCAAGTACTACAGATCAGGAAATTCCATTCAAATACAGCAAACGATTGGTTCGCAAAAATACGCAGGATTTATTCGTCCCCGTATATGACCTTCCACATGACTTTCTGAAAGAAACACAGGACAAACAAGTCATCAACGTAATGGATAGGCTCGCTTTATGGCTAACTTAA
- a CDS encoding PucR family transcriptional regulator, with translation MRIKELMSLEIFRSSKLLTGEIGLENEVDSAMVLEAIDIEKWSKQNQLILTSFYAFNNLEEQELTDFFEKMHNIGISGLVVKMDRLITMIPEWLIDLCFTFQIPLIKVEQDLTYEKIMLAIYEPMLNYQSHVLRTYYDVRQRFTKIERNLSSFDQIMREFHLLIKKDCALKIPDRGIHITYGTLNEEMVVTRQTTMKNTEFTKNHYELLTLFSQKNAQEITALKAEILNQYTDKCILLVYQNDADFKETDLMIIENAIDILQEKLQMEYLIKKDRFTRLNNLADAILQNTPGNLDELNSLLNEADMNAYPYYQGIAFSTNTLNSRLLQKEIRNKLRTLKEHVIFFEHHNYLVLLYNLASPDLSIQKRELMQLFKDTFSEYKNLTFAVSSVKKKEELKTVLIECLDTIRFNQEFYIDQVVEVSELGIFRYFMNEQQLEAIEKLISPKLVALRQENYDLFETLYTFFKSNRNYKKTAEALFLHSKTIRYRLNKIEDYLEIDLTNPTQILNFEIGTYLLKMKKS, from the coding sequence ATGAGAATAAAGGAACTGATGTCCTTGGAAATATTTAGAAGCAGTAAGTTGCTGACCGGAGAGATTGGATTAGAAAATGAAGTAGACTCGGCAATGGTTCTGGAAGCCATTGACATTGAAAAATGGAGTAAGCAAAACCAGCTGATTTTGACCTCGTTTTATGCATTCAATAATCTAGAGGAACAAGAGTTAACAGACTTTTTTGAAAAAATGCACAACATAGGGATCAGTGGTCTCGTCGTAAAAATGGATCGCTTGATCACAATGATTCCCGAATGGCTCATTGATCTCTGCTTTACCTTTCAAATCCCCTTAATCAAGGTCGAACAAGACTTGACCTATGAAAAAATCATGCTGGCAATCTATGAACCTATGCTCAATTACCAATCCCATGTTTTACGGACCTACTATGATGTTCGTCAGCGCTTTACAAAAATCGAGAGAAACCTGTCCTCCTTTGATCAAATCATGCGTGAGTTTCACTTGCTGATCAAAAAAGATTGTGCATTGAAAATTCCTGATCGTGGTATCCACATTACTTATGGTACACTCAATGAAGAAATGGTTGTAACACGCCAAACAACCATGAAAAATACAGAGTTTACTAAAAATCATTATGAACTGCTTACACTTTTCTCTCAAAAAAATGCGCAGGAAATCACTGCATTGAAGGCGGAAATCCTCAATCAATACACAGATAAATGTATTTTGTTGGTGTACCAGAACGATGCGGACTTTAAGGAAACAGATTTGATGATTATAGAAAATGCGATTGATATCCTACAGGAAAAGCTGCAAATGGAATATCTGATCAAAAAGGATCGTTTTACGCGTTTAAATAATTTGGCTGATGCGATCCTGCAGAATACGCCGGGGAATCTTGATGAGCTGAACAGTCTACTAAATGAAGCAGATATGAATGCCTATCCCTATTATCAAGGTATCGCTTTTTCAACCAATACGTTGAACAGCCGACTATTACAAAAAGAGATCCGAAACAAGTTGCGAACCTTGAAGGAACATGTTATTTTCTTTGAACACCATAACTATCTTGTCTTGCTTTATAATCTAGCTTCGCCGGATTTGTCCATTCAAAAAAGAGAGCTGATGCAGCTGTTTAAAGATACTTTTAGCGAGTATAAGAATCTGACGTTTGCAGTAAGCTCGGTAAAGAAAAAGGAAGAACTGAAAACCGTTTTAATCGAATGTTTGGATACGATCCGCTTTAATCAGGAGTTTTATATCGATCAGGTTGTAGAGGTCTCTGAGTTGGGGATATTTCGCTATTTCATGAACGAGCAGCAATTAGAGGCAATCGAGAAATTGATCTCACCCAAATTAGTGGCTTTACGTCAAGAAAATTATGATCTTTTCGAAACCCTATATACCTTTTTCAAAAGTAATCGTAACTATAAAAAAACAGCTGAAGCCCTATTTTTACATTCTAAAACGATTCGTTATCGCTTAAATAAAATAGAGGACTATTTGGAAATCGATCTGACAAATCCCACCCAGATTCTGAATTTCGAAATAGGTACCTATTTATTGAAAATGAAGAAATCTTGA
- the fdrA gene encoding DUF1116 domain-containing protein codes for MLKTVILKNNYQDSINLMLLTNSINALDEVTMSQIMMGTDANKDILQNTELLTKEAASASPNDLMIVVDSEQEDIMDLVLPAVHAFLDDLSAKGSSEKQTASTSWQEALENLPDANVALFSIPGEYGAPEMEKALRNDLHVFSFTDNVAIEDEVRLKKLAHDRGLLMMGPDCGTGIISSIPIAFTNVISPGNIGVVGASGTGIQEVTTIIDRLGGGVVHAIGTGGRDLSDKVGAVTVKDAIVALENHEPTDVICVISKPPAKEVRDEVVQLLQSISKPVVAIFLGEKPTEHEGKVYLAHTLEETAKIAMALANEETVQANYQEEIVKPDIPVLTEDKVVKGLYSGGTLAAEAGMLISEALNLEGLIKKEGYILQSHGYDVIDLGDDIYTQGKPHPMIDPDVRINKIHEYGQNPETGVILLDVVLGYGAHPDMAGALLPAIKEEQEKAKAEGRELYFVATVVGTTKDPQNYDATVQLLKDNGVFVQESNAKAVRLALMLKGIDLNEADKGQVPYQGSTIDIPQVSDKVMELLNTKPRIINVGLQSFNESIQEFGGKSEQFNWRPRAGGNKRMIKLLNELDNHSEKIELENQKVTDKIKNAQPFLVDVVLAKSVIPELNEAQKTLLHAGPPIRYEEMTGPMKGSCIGAALFEGWADNENDVKKMLEAGEIRFIPCHHVHAVGPMGGITSANMPVLVVENRLDGARAYCTMNEGIGKVLRFGAYSEEVVTRLVWMRDVLGPTIAQALKKTDEGINLNVLIARSITMGDEFHQRNIAASLNFLKEISPLIIELSIDEKQKYDVIKFLADTDQFFLNIMMATGKAIVDTARKGTKGTIVTTMTRNGVDFGVRIAETGDRWYTAPVNTPKGLYFTGFTEADGNPDIGDSAITETVGVGAMAMVAAPGVTRFVGAGGFQDALEISNEMAEICAGHNPTFTIPTWDFQGACLGIDIRKVVETGITPIINTGIAHKEAGVGQVGAGTVRAPLGCFEKALEAYAEELGIKIDG; via the coding sequence ATGTTAAAGACAGTTATTTTAAAAAATAATTATCAGGATTCGATCAACTTGATGCTGCTAACAAATAGTATCAATGCTCTTGACGAAGTAACTATGAGTCAGATTATGATGGGGACTGATGCGAATAAGGACATTCTTCAAAATACCGAGCTTCTGACAAAAGAAGCTGCTTCTGCGTCACCGAATGATTTGATGATCGTTGTTGACAGCGAGCAAGAGGATATTATGGATTTGGTATTACCGGCAGTTCATGCATTCCTTGATGATTTATCCGCAAAAGGCAGCAGCGAGAAGCAGACTGCTTCGACTTCATGGCAGGAAGCACTTGAGAATTTACCGGATGCTAACGTAGCTTTATTCAGTATACCAGGGGAATACGGTGCACCTGAGATGGAAAAAGCGTTACGTAATGATCTACATGTCTTTTCTTTTACGGATAATGTAGCAATCGAAGATGAGGTTCGTTTGAAGAAGCTGGCGCACGATAGAGGCCTGCTAATGATGGGGCCAGATTGTGGAACTGGAATTATTTCCAGTATCCCAATTGCATTCACGAATGTCATCAGTCCCGGGAACATCGGTGTTGTCGGGGCCTCCGGAACAGGAATCCAAGAAGTAACAACGATTATTGACCGTTTAGGCGGCGGTGTTGTTCATGCCATTGGTACAGGTGGACGTGATCTGAGTGATAAGGTTGGTGCTGTTACAGTTAAGGATGCTATCGTTGCTTTAGAAAATCACGAGCCGACAGATGTGATTTGTGTGATTTCTAAGCCGCCGGCAAAAGAAGTGCGCGATGAAGTGGTGCAATTGTTGCAAAGTATCTCTAAACCAGTTGTTGCGATTTTCCTTGGTGAAAAACCGACAGAGCATGAAGGCAAAGTCTACCTTGCTCATACATTAGAGGAAACAGCAAAAATTGCCATGGCTTTAGCAAATGAGGAAACCGTTCAAGCAAATTATCAGGAAGAAATCGTCAAACCAGATATTCCTGTCTTAACAGAAGACAAGGTTGTCAAAGGGCTATATTCAGGTGGTACATTGGCGGCTGAAGCTGGTATGCTGATTTCAGAAGCCTTGAACTTGGAAGGGCTAATCAAAAAAGAAGGGTACATCTTGCAATCACATGGGTATGATGTCATCGATTTGGGTGATGATATTTATACGCAAGGCAAGCCGCATCCAATGATCGATCCGGATGTACGAATCAATAAAATTCACGAATATGGACAAAACCCGGAGACAGGGGTGATCTTACTTGATGTAGTGCTTGGTTATGGCGCACATCCAGATATGGCTGGAGCATTATTGCCGGCAATCAAGGAAGAGCAAGAGAAGGCAAAGGCAGAAGGTCGTGAGCTTTACTTTGTGGCGACAGTCGTCGGTACAACGAAGGACCCACAGAATTATGACGCAACTGTTCAGCTGTTGAAGGATAATGGTGTATTTGTTCAGGAAAGTAATGCCAAAGCTGTTCGTTTGGCACTAATGCTAAAAGGCATCGATTTGAATGAAGCAGATAAAGGTCAGGTTCCTTATCAAGGCAGTACGATTGATATTCCACAGGTCAGCGACAAGGTCATGGAGCTATTGAATACGAAGCCAAGAATCATTAATGTAGGTCTGCAAAGCTTCAACGAGTCGATTCAAGAATTTGGCGGTAAGTCAGAACAATTCAACTGGCGACCACGTGCTGGTGGGAATAAGAGAATGATCAAGCTTTTGAACGAGCTGGATAATCACTCAGAAAAGATCGAGCTGGAAAACCAAAAGGTAACAGATAAAATCAAGAATGCACAACCGTTCCTTGTCGATGTTGTTTTGGCTAAAAGTGTTATTCCAGAATTAAATGAGGCACAGAAAACCTTGCTTCATGCGGGACCGCCGATTCGCTATGAAGAGATGACTGGCCCAATGAAGGGTTCTTGTATCGGTGCAGCTCTATTTGAAGGCTGGGCGGATAATGAGAATGATGTCAAGAAGATGCTGGAAGCTGGAGAGATTCGCTTTATCCCTTGTCACCATGTTCATGCAGTCGGACCAATGGGCGGTATCACGTCTGCAAATATGCCGGTGCTAGTGGTTGAAAATCGTTTGGACGGCGCAAGAGCATACTGCACGATGAATGAAGGAATCGGCAAGGTACTACGGTTTGGCGCTTATTCAGAAGAGGTTGTGACACGTCTGGTATGGATGCGTGATGTATTAGGACCAACGATTGCTCAAGCCTTGAAGAAAACAGACGAAGGAATCAATCTAAATGTGTTGATTGCTCGTTCGATTACTATGGGAGATGAATTCCATCAACGAAATATTGCTGCATCTCTGAACTTCCTGAAAGAAATTTCGCCATTGATCATTGAACTGTCTATCGATGAAAAACAAAAATACGATGTCATCAAATTCTTGGCAGATACGGATCAATTCTTCTTGAACATCATGATGGCTACAGGAAAGGCGATCGTTGATACTGCAAGAAAAGGAACGAAAGGAACGATTGTGACAACGATGACGCGTAATGGGGTTGATTTTGGGGTACGAATCGCTGAAACCGGTGATAGATGGTACACCGCTCCGGTAAATACGCCGAAAGGGCTATATTTCACAGGCTTTACCGAAGCAGACGGTAATCCGGATATCGGAGATAGTGCTATCACTGAAACGGTTGGTGTTGGCGCGATGGCAATGGTCGCTGCACCAGGAGTTACACGCTTCGTGGGTGCGGGAGGCTTCCAGGACGCACTGGAAATCTCTAATGAGATGGCAGAAATCTGTGCCGGACACAATCCGACCTTCACAATCCCAACGTGGGATTTTCAAGGTGCTTGTTTAGGTATCGATATCCGTAAGGTCGTTGAGACAGGAATCACACCGATCATTAATACAGGGATTGCCCATAAAGAGGCCGGAGTCGGTCAGGTGGGTGCCGGGACAGTAAGAGCACCGCTCGGCTGTTTTGAAAAAGCTCTGGAAGCTTATGCTGAAGAGCTGGGCATCAAAATTGATGGCTAG
- a CDS encoding DUF2877 domain-containing protein, whose protein sequence is MLKSWASKLMASIRISEGIFPIDRFGKMGRVHSVFQHSFNIKVGKQLLNISNHPSYLSGFGIYLPDSLFQEIYPFVQQGNIVKIVKNEVTIYSLAGLKSILLKDADVISLRLAELIVQPMQLKQLEKQLTMQHLEKAIGLEQDTKTTAIFEMLRGDETLQSSTDWAEAVIHLVGRGKGLTPSGDDILTAYLSILSMVGDPQAEALASALTDQELSTTDISKAYIISSIHGYVNSLVYQLFLDLQNQESAAVIERAIENIRAIGHSSGTDLCFGLLLGLQKINRNEEKSWRIPQ, encoded by the coding sequence ATGCTGAAGAGCTGGGCATCAAAATTGATGGCTAGTATACGAATCAGTGAAGGAATCTTTCCGATTGATCGGTTTGGAAAAATGGGCCGTGTGCACAGTGTATTTCAGCATTCCTTCAATATCAAAGTCGGCAAACAGTTACTAAATATTTCTAATCATCCAAGCTATTTGTCCGGCTTTGGTATCTATTTACCTGATTCATTGTTTCAAGAAATCTATCCGTTTGTTCAACAGGGAAACATTGTAAAAATCGTCAAGAATGAGGTGACGATCTATAGCTTGGCTGGTCTCAAGTCAATTTTACTTAAAGACGCAGATGTTATTTCTTTGAGACTGGCTGAACTGATTGTTCAACCGATGCAGCTGAAGCAACTGGAAAAGCAGTTGACGATGCAGCATTTAGAGAAAGCAATTGGTCTGGAACAAGATACGAAAACAACTGCTATTTTTGAGATGCTTCGTGGTGATGAAACACTTCAATCATCTACTGATTGGGCTGAGGCAGTGATTCATCTAGTTGGGCGTGGAAAAGGGTTGACGCCCAGCGGCGATGATATTCTAACCGCGTATCTTTCTATTCTGTCCATGGTTGGTGATCCACAGGCTGAAGCATTAGCTTCAGCTCTCACCGATCAGGAGCTGTCAACGACTGATATCAGTAAAGCTTATATTATCAGTTCTATCCATGGTTATGTGAACTCATTGGTTTATCAATTATTTTTAGACTTACAGAATCAGGAGAGTGCAGCAGTAATAGAGAGAGCAATCGAAAATATTCGAGCAATTGGTCATTCATCTGGAACAGATTTGTGCTTTGGGTTATTACTCGGCTTACAAAAAATTAATAGGAATGAGGAGAAATCATGGAGAATACCGCAGTAA
- a CDS encoding MFS transporter, with amino-acid sequence MENTAVKVNDHYWKKVVAIFFVGWILMYATRTIFNPIMGVVGEEFGLSNTQLGLANSMFFLTYAIAQIPFGMIGDKIGRKLVIAIGFVVLAAMTYLSGIATTFVMFLMIRAFAGIGQGAYYGPQYALSTEAIPTNKRTLGNAIINSGMAFGTSGGYLLSSKLVLENGEHWSKPFFIMAIPTLIVGILFYTVLKEKVIRPEDEGKNHTQTGKQEKISLKSIFSNKNLLAAFILCFTSIYANFVIITWLPQFLIAERGFEGASVGFISSLVPWASIPGALIFARLNDKTGATKKLVYTLVPLAILSVFSIAFVTDRTLLIAMLILYGLTGKLALDPILVTFVTKNAPAGSLGTTLSAYNFIGMSGSILAPYITGYLADSVGSMQIGFYLSCGLLVIGLLAFAVLAKVQPLKSK; translated from the coding sequence ATGGAGAATACCGCAGTAAAAGTAAATGATCACTACTGGAAAAAAGTTGTCGCCATCTTCTTTGTCGGTTGGATATTGATGTATGCGACACGGACAATTTTTAATCCGATCATGGGAGTAGTTGGAGAGGAATTTGGTTTAAGCAATACACAGTTGGGCCTGGCGAACAGTATGTTTTTCCTAACCTATGCGATTGCTCAGATTCCTTTTGGGATGATTGGGGATAAAATCGGACGTAAGCTAGTTATTGCGATCGGCTTTGTTGTGTTAGCAGCAATGACATACTTAAGTGGGATTGCAACGACATTTGTTATGTTCTTGATGATTCGAGCGTTTGCCGGAATTGGTCAAGGAGCGTACTATGGACCGCAATACGCGTTATCGACAGAAGCAATTCCAACCAATAAACGGACATTGGGGAATGCAATCATTAATAGTGGGATGGCTTTCGGGACATCAGGTGGTTACTTGCTTTCAAGTAAATTAGTTTTGGAAAATGGGGAGCATTGGAGCAAGCCTTTCTTTATCATGGCGATTCCAACATTGATCGTAGGTATTTTATTCTATACTGTTTTGAAAGAAAAGGTCATTCGTCCGGAAGATGAAGGAAAGAATCATACACAGACAGGTAAGCAGGAAAAAATTTCATTAAAATCGATTTTCTCGAATAAAAATTTACTAGCTGCTTTTATTTTATGTTTTACCAGTATTTATGCAAACTTTGTAATTATTACTTGGCTACCACAATTCTTGATTGCTGAGCGTGGCTTTGAAGGTGCGAGTGTCGGGTTTATTTCTTCTCTGGTTCCTTGGGCGTCTATTCCAGGTGCGTTGATTTTTGCTCGATTGAATGACAAGACTGGGGCAACGAAAAAATTAGTTTATACATTAGTACCACTGGCTATCTTATCCGTCTTTTCAATTGCGTTTGTGACAGACCGGACGTTATTGATTGCAATGCTGATTCTTTATGGATTGACGGGTAAGCTAGCACTAGATCCGATCCTCGTTACATTCGTTACAAAAAATGCACCCGCGGGTTCTTTAGGAACGACCTTGAGTGCGTACAATTTTATCGGTATGTCCGGTTCTATTCTGGCACCATACATCACGGGCTATTTGGCAGATTCAGTGGGATCGATGCAAATAGGGTTCTATCTATCCTGTGGGTTACTTGTTATCGGCTTACTCGCCTTTGCAGTGCTAGCTAAGGTGCAACCGTTGAAAAGTAAATAA
- the arcC gene encoding carbamate kinase codes for MSLNVIALGGNAILETDPTDEGQKAVIKNAAKSIADFVENGEEVIVCHGNGPQVGNLLLQQKAGEDEKNPAMKLDSCVAMTQGSIGYWLQNALINEFAERGVAKPVVSIVTQVRVDADDPSFKEPSKPIGPFYSKEEAETEAEKDGSVYKEDAGRGYRKVVASPIPQEIVEKEAVQALVQAGVLAVCGGGGGVPVIREGNQLVGVEAVNDKDFSARVLAETIEADRLIILTGVDNIYINYNQPNQKALEEITVAEAEGYIKEGHFAAGSMLPKIEAAVGFVQGYAERKAVITSIENLKNISDGEGTTVIGK; via the coding sequence ATGAGTTTAAATGTTATCGCTCTTGGAGGAAATGCTATTTTAGAAACAGATCCGACCGATGAAGGGCAGAAGGCAGTAATAAAGAATGCAGCAAAATCCATTGCTGATTTTGTAGAGAACGGCGAGGAGGTCATTGTCTGTCATGGCAATGGACCTCAAGTTGGCAATTTACTGTTACAACAAAAGGCAGGAGAAGATGAAAAAAATCCTGCGATGAAGCTGGATTCCTGTGTTGCTATGACACAAGGGAGTATCGGTTACTGGCTGCAAAATGCATTAATCAATGAGTTTGCTGAACGTGGTGTTGCAAAACCCGTCGTCTCTATTGTGACACAGGTCAGAGTGGATGCGGATGATCCGTCATTCAAAGAACCAAGCAAACCGATCGGACCATTTTATAGTAAAGAGGAAGCCGAAACAGAGGCTGAAAAAGATGGTTCTGTTTATAAAGAAGATGCCGGAAGAGGCTATCGAAAGGTCGTTGCCTCACCTATACCGCAAGAGATCGTTGAAAAAGAAGCGGTACAAGCATTAGTTCAAGCTGGTGTATTAGCAGTTTGTGGTGGTGGCGGTGGTGTTCCGGTGATTAGAGAGGGAAATCAATTGGTTGGTGTCGAGGCAGTCAATGACAAAGATTTTTCTGCGCGTGTATTGGCTGAAACGATTGAAGCCGATCGATTGATTATTTTGACAGGTGTGGATAATATTTATATCAACTACAATCAGCCGAATCAAAAAGCATTAGAAGAGATCACCGTTGCTGAAGCGGAGGGCTATATCAAAGAAGGCCATTTTGCAGCTGGCAGTATGCTGCCAAAAATCGAAGCGGCTGTAGGGTTCGTGCAGGGATATGCCGAGCGAAAAGCTGTGATTACCTCGATTGAAAATTTGAAGAATATCAGTGATGGTGAAGGGACGACAGTTATCGGCAAGTAA
- a CDS encoding dicarboxylate/amino acid:cation symporter produces MAPKRISMITQIVIAVILGIIFGLVLPDAARYLKLVGDIFLKLMQMAIPLLVLGQIVQAVGGIKPKELTSLGGRTIMVFGLSSLFAAVWGIIMAVFLKPGVGVSIDQLEDPSMKAQELSLTDTLSGFFPKNIFESLAEGSIIQIIVFALFFGLALSKFMASRPESKLFQLIIDFNEVIINIIHYVMFLAPLGIFALISSTISSLGIAIILPLLKYLLVYGIGTVLLLGIWIGFISLYCRVNPLQLIRNMKSMSVMALATTSSAITLPIAMEESRNKLGLSDRITNLVLPLGMSLNSNGSAMHMSITVMTIAQMYQMDFDLQRMIYLAITATFVSLANAVVPGAGLVSLAIIVPQMGLPIESIAIFAGVEWFVGMLRTILNVNSDVYSAIVVAKSVNEIDYSTFNRGES; encoded by the coding sequence ATGGCACCAAAACGAATTTCTATGATTACCCAAATCGTTATTGCAGTGATACTAGGCATTATTTTTGGTCTGGTTTTACCAGACGCTGCACGTTACTTGAAACTAGTTGGCGATATTTTTCTAAAATTGATGCAGATGGCAATTCCTTTATTAGTACTGGGGCAAATTGTTCAGGCGGTCGGTGGAATCAAGCCGAAAGAATTGACTAGCTTAGGTGGGCGTACGATCATGGTATTTGGTCTATCATCACTATTTGCTGCCGTCTGGGGTATTATTATGGCTGTCTTTTTGAAGCCGGGCGTCGGTGTGTCGATCGATCAGCTGGAAGATCCATCAATGAAAGCACAGGAGCTTTCGCTAACAGATACCTTGTCCGGTTTCTTTCCAAAAAATATCTTTGAGTCGTTAGCAGAAGGCTCGATCATTCAAATTATTGTTTTTGCTCTCTTTTTCGGATTAGCATTAAGTAAATTTATGGCAAGTCGTCCGGAGTCGAAGCTATTTCAGCTGATTATCGACTTCAATGAAGTGATCATCAATATTATCCACTATGTGATGTTTCTGGCACCACTCGGGATTTTTGCGCTGATCTCTTCAACAATCAGCAGTCTGGGAATAGCAATCATTCTGCCGCTTTTGAAATATCTGTTGGTTTATGGCATTGGCACAGTTTTACTATTGGGGATTTGGATAGGGTTTATCAGTCTGTATTGCCGAGTGAATCCATTGCAACTGATTCGCAACATGAAGAGCATGTCGGTCATGGCGTTGGCAACAACATCATCTGCCATTACTTTACCAATTGCTATGGAGGAGTCGCGGAATAAATTGGGGTTGAGCGATCGAATCACCAATCTGGTATTACCACTTGGTATGTCATTGAATAGCAACGGATCGGCGATGCACATGAGTATTACTGTTATGACGATCGCACAAATGTACCAGATGGATTTTGATCTACAGCGCATGATTTATCTTGCAATAACAGCCACCTTCGTTTCTCTGGCAAATGCAGTCGTTCCCGGAGCTGGACTGGTCTCGCTTGCGATCATTGTTCCACAAATGGGGTTACCAATAGAAAGTATTGCCATCTTTGCCGGAGTAGAATGGTTTGTCGGGATGCTGAGGACGATTTTAAATGTGAACTCAGATGTCTATTCAGCCATCGTTGTTGCGAAGTCAGTAAATGAGATCGATTATTCTACATTTAATAGAGGGGAGAGCTGA